TCGTTGGTGCAGTCTGATCGCCCAGCGCAAAGTAGTTCACTACGTGAACGCCCGCGCGCAGGGCCACTGGTCTCCGCCAGGTGCGCTCGCCACGCCGAAGCTCGATGACGTACTCTCCCGGAGCCACCTGCACCTCGTAGGGCGTCTCCCCTCGACCAACGCCGTTCACCATGACCATGGCGCCGGCCGGTTCGGATTGCACGACAAGGGTGGCGACATCGGAAGTGCCCGGCAACGTGAAGAGCAGGAGCACGGCGGCGGCGGCAACGCCCAAGATTCCGACCCGCCGTCCGCGGCGCTTGACGGACGCACTGAATGCCACAGGCAGCGAAATAGTCGGTTTCGCGATGGCGCTCAGCGAGAAATGTCGCTCGGCCTGCGTGACTATCGCGGCGCCACCTGCATTGGAGCGTGAAGGAGCATCTAGGGCGAGTGCAGAGGCACTTGGTTCCGCAGGCTCGTGAACCGAGACGTCCGCAGCAGACGGTCGGGCGGTCTCCTCTTCGGAGTCGAACGGCTCTTCGGAATGGCTGCCACCAGCGGTGACTGGATTCGCGGCTGGGCCTGGCTGGGGCGCAGTCGGCTGAGGTCGCTTGCCCGGCAAGCCAGCGAGCGACGGATCGCCCGGCTGGCCTTCGCCAAGAACTCGAGCGACCTCGTCGTCTGGAGGCGGCCAGACCACGTTGGCCTGAATGCTTGGCGCAGCTCGGGTGCTAGTCGGCGTGGCGAAACGTCGATACAGGCCGATTCCGCGCGGATGAGGAGTGTCGGACATTGGCGTGCCCGACGTAGGGAAGCAAGAGCGCTGCCGGGACCAAATTCCAGAAATGCTGCGTGAAGTGGTTCTTCTTCGGTGCCTTGCCCGATGGATGAGACCCTAGAGGGTGACCTTGAGCAACCTCAGGCATAACTACCGGCCGACGGAATTTCCAGCAACGAGTAGGCCGCTCCCGGACGACACGTCTCCTCCTGCCCACCGGTTGTATTAGAAACGCGCCCCCATCCCGGAAGCGGCTTACTCGTTGCTGGTTCCGTCAGACCGTTCCACATCGCTGCACTCTTTAACAGCAAGAACAGATCCAGCGCCGAGCCGAAGGACGTTTCTGATATGTAACTGTATCTATGTCAACAAGTTGTGTATCATTGACCATCCACGGTTCTGGTGTCGCAGGCGGGACATTCCTGTCGGAGTCGACTTCGGGAAGAGCGAATGACGTAGGCTTATTGCTGCCGTCGTCTCGTGCCACACCCGACGTTTTATAGGTCGGGCGGAATGGCGTGGGTGTCGCGCGACAATCGAGCGCGTAGGCGCGACCTTTGGAGGTCCAGCGGGCAGATGGCCTGATTCGTGCTTTGGCGATAGAGTCTTTCGAGTACGGCTACAAGAGAGGTGTATATGCGAGCGAGCGTTCGTGGTCTATCGGTTACGGTGGGCTTAGCGCTCGGGATGATGGTGCCCACCGCCGCAACAGGTGCGCCCATCACCTTCTATGGTGCGGACGCGGTTGCCGGCCCCTCTGATCCCCGGCCCAACGCGGATGCAGCCGCGGCCTCGTTCGATGCGCTCCTCGACGGCTCGAGTTTCATCACTTTCGAAGAGCTGCCGGTGGGGAACTTCGGCACGTTGGAGGTGTTCCCCGGTGTGACGGTCACACTGACCAACACGGATGCCAATGTCGGCGCCGGCATCGCCAACGTCGACGAGCACGTCCCAGATGCGTTCGGCTACAACACGACTGCCGGCGGCCAAAATCATCTGCGCGTGGTGCCACCCTTCGCCTCGTTTCTCGGGGGCACCGTCACCTACTCGTTCGCCTCCCCCATCGACGCATTCGGCGCCTACCTCACCGACACAGATGCGCTTCTTCCGGGCCCCATTACAGTGACCTTCTTCGATGGCACCAACCGAGTCCTGAGTGTCCCGAAGCCAGTGCTGGGCGGTCCATCGTTCTTTGGCCTCACCGATTTCGATGCCGCGATCTCGAGCGTCAGCTTCCACACAGGGCCCACAGATCTCTTCCGCGACGTCTGGGGTATGGACGATGTGCGCTTTCGCACGGCGGCTTCGGTGCCTGTTCCCGAGCCTGGAACGATGGTACTGATGGGAGCCGGCCTGCTTGCGTTTGGGGCCCTCGCACGTAAGCGCATCTCTTAGGCCGGACCTTTAGTCGGGCCTAGTGGGCTGTAGCACGGCGCGCTCGGCGAGGCGGCCCTACCATCGACGGTGGTAGGGCCGCCTCGCCGAGGCGGCCGCACTAGGTGTTGACAATAGTCGTTATGAGGACTATCCTTCGAACATGAGTACGCGGCTGCAGGCCGAGCTGAAGCAGACCAAGCCCTTCGTCAGTGTCGAGGATGCCGTCTTCTTGAGCGCGTTGCGGACAGCGGATCATCTGCTGTGGGGTGAGATCGAAGTGTTGAAAGTGGCCGACCTCACGTTCCCTCAATACAACGTGCTGCGCATCCTGCGTGGCGCGGGGCCCAAAGGGCTCTCGTGCCGGGAGATCTCAGAGCGGATGGTGACCCGTGATCCTGATATGACGCGCCTGCTCGACCGGCTCGAGCGGCGCGGCCTGGTGGCTCGCCTGCGCGACGCAAAGGACCGGCGCGTCGTCCTGACCCGCGTCACGCCGGACGGGCTCAAGCTGCTGCGAACGCTGGACGCCCCGGTCGCCAAGGTGCAACGCCGTCAACTCGAGCACATGAGCCAGCGACAGCTGAGGACGCTGGTCGAGCTCTTGGATCTGGCACGCCAGGCTACGGGGTAGGGCGGGTTCGCCGACTCGTCCGCCGTAGCGCGGAGCGCGAAGGCGTGAACGCGCCGTCAGGGCGCCTCGGCGAGGTGTCCGCAAATATCTGTTACGAGGACTACCTTGTCAACGTCTAATAATCGAGTCGCCGAGGGAGGCATCATGAATCGCGGATGGGATCACAACGGCATCGATCATCGCACGGCGCCGTACGCGGCACTCGTGCTGCGCGTCGCGCTGGGCACGGTATCGGTTGCGCATGCGCTCTTGAAGCTCTTCGTCTTCACGCTGCCCGGCACGGCGGCGTTCTTCGCACAACACGGCTTTCCGGGCTGGACTGCTTACCCGGTCTTTGCCATCGAGCTCGTTGGCGGCCTGCTGCTCATTGCGGGCCTCTACACGCGAGCCGTCGCCGTCGCGCTCGTGCCGGTCCTCGCAGGCGCGTTCCTCGTGCACTGGCCGAACGGCTGGGCGTTCACGGCTCCAAACGGCGGCTGGGAGTATGTGGCGTTCCTGATCGCCAGCCTCGTGACGCAAGCGTTGCTCGGCGATGGAGCTTTCGCAACGTCATCGGTGTGGCGGCGGCAGGCGCATACGGCTGGGCGGTAGCCTACCGGGGGCTACACGACGCGAGATCGCCTGAGTGATGATTCACCCAGTTGGCCGTGGTCAATTCGCAAGCGGATCGGGACGCAGCTGGAACTTCAGCACCTTGCTCGTCGTTCCCTTACCGCCCTCCATGTGGAACGGTGCTCGTGTGCTGACGGTCGCCCAAAGGCCTTTGCCTTTCCAGCCGGCGCTCGGATCGTCGATCCGGCCATCCATCCATTTCGTGTAGAAGCCGAGAGGATACGGGACTCGAAGGACGACCCATTTGCCGTCCTTCAGTGCCAGCAGGCCTTCGGATGCGTTGCCGGTGTTGATGGGAGTGTTCTTACCGAGCCCGAACGTGTCGAATTGATCGACCCACGTGTAGTAGCTCGCCTCGGCGCTGCCTGACTGTTTCACGCCCCCGAGCTGCGGCAATGGCTCGGGATAGAGGGTCCAGCCCTCGGGACAGTGTTGGCCGGTCGCCTTCGGGCCGTTGAGCGATCCCTTGCACTTGCGACGGTCGAAGCTGGCGAGGTGCCCGCTTGCGAGAGGGGCCCAGACGACGCCGTTGCGATCGATGTCCATGCCGCGCGGCGAGAAACCTTGTACCTCCGCCTTCGGATTGTTCCACGGCAGCTCGTACACTTCCGCCAGGGCTGTTTCTGGCGGGTTCGTGCCAGGGTTCAGACGGATGACTTCCCCTGGGAAGCCGAGCACCGATCCCCAAACAGAGCCGTCCGGGGCAGGAGAGACCGCGTAGAAGGCGCCGTCGAACCGCGTATCCTTCGAGGGATCCAGCGGCTGATCTGGCTCCACGTACTCGTCTCGCTTGCCGTTGCCGTTGGTATCGATGATCAGAGCCGTCCAACCTTGAGACTTCATCTCGTCTTCGGTCTCGTCGAACATCTTCGTGTTCAGCCAGCCGACCACTTGGCCGCCTCCACTGGTCCACAGTGTGTTGTTGGCATCTTCGGCGAACATCAAATGGTGCGTGCCGAAGCATGTACTGATGTGCGTGAGCTTCTTCGTCTTCGGATCGTACACAGCAAGATGGCGGCTGGCTCGTTCGATCGGGAACAGCTTCGCAGACGGATGGCTCGATCCCTCCTGACAGACGTCCGGGTTGTCAGGGGGACGAACGGTCGATGTGATCCACACCCGCCCTTGCTCGTCGAGCATCGGGTTGTGGACGTTGTTCTTGCTGGTCCAGATTGCTTCCTCGCCCCAGTACGGTGAAGGCTGCGCCACGGCCGGCGGGGCCGCCGGCTCGGTGCGCGGATCGCGAACCGTCAGCGGTACCCGACCCGCCTCATGGCGCACCGGGTCCAGGACGGGCAGGTAGTCGGCGCTCACCTCGAGCGCTCCGTAGATCGGCCCGTTCGCGTTGACCGTTGGATCCCGCCGATCGGTTGACACCTCGTCGTGTAGGTATGCTTTCGGGTCCGCCCAGTCCCATTGGGTGATGACGACGTTGCGCTCCAGGCCCTCGGGCCGTGGCGGCGCCGGCGGCAGCTCGCCTGCGGCAATCCGATCGGTCCAGTCGGCGAACATCGTCAACGCTCGTTTGCCACCGAACCGGTGGAGCCCGCTGACCATGCTGCCGCCAGCCTGTCCAGATTGCAGCCGTCGTTCCCAAGCCGCCGCCGAGGACGCGAACACGCCAAGCTCGGAGGGAATTTCTCGTGTCGCTTTGTTGCCCAATTGATGGCAGGCGGTGCAGTTGCCAGACTTCAACATTCTCAGCCACTCGGCCTGGCTCTCGACGTCCGGCGAAATACCGCCATTCGTCGCTGACTCGCCCTGGAACTCCTCCTCGCCCGGCACCTGCATCAGCGACAACCAATAGCCGGCCGGATAGTACTGTGCGGCGGCCTGTTTGTCTGGCGCCACGACTGCCTGTAGGTTCAGGTCGTTCCCCGGTGTTGTGCGGACCTTCGGAGAATCTACCAGCCCGTAGCCGCGCACCCACACGCTGTAGCTCGCCTTCGGCAGATCGGGGATGAGGTAGCGCCCCTGGTCGTCGGTGACCACGATTTTCACGAACTTGGTGGGGAGGTCGGTGGTCTCCGCGATTACCCAGACGCCGGCTTCTGGCCCCTTCTCGCTCGTCACGACCCCGCCGAGATCGCTTCCATCTACGGACATCCCCTCACCGGCCGATTGGTACGCACCCATCCCGGTCAGCGCTCCCACCAGGACGGAGCCCGCCAGTAAGGCGCCCCCGGACAGCACCTGTGTCACTCTCATGGTTTTGCCTCTGGGCCGAGTGTACCATCGCCCGTCTGCAAGACAAACACCATGCCTGTGACGAGCCTGGCGCAGAGACCTTCTCGCCAGGAGATTTGCTGCCGTCCTGGCTATGTTATGAGACCGCGAATCTGATCGACCAACGGCTGCTCGTCACCTTGGAAGCTGGCAACCATAGCCGCCAGGAATGCTTTTGGATCGAACTGCTCGAGGGTGGCAGGACCTCGGAGACCTGGAATGTTCTTGAGGACGATCGTGCCGGCGTAGCAGTACGGGTCTTCGATGGCCTCGTACATCGCTCCATTCAGGCTAGTTTCCTACCGTACTTCCTCACGATTGCTCGACGGCGTTCGTGAGCAGAAAGACCTCGTTGGTCGAACTCTCGAAAATCCTCTTGTATTTCGGGGGAAAGGCGGATGCCTTCTACAGCGCTGATCTTGTCAAAGCTATCGCGACCGAGCGTAAAGGCTTGGGGCTTTCGTCGCTTTGCCGTTCGTGGCCGGCAGCGCTTGAGCTTCTTGAGAACCACTTTTGGAGCAACGATACCACAGGCGTCAGGTTGCCGGATTCACCCATCGTACCTTCTGGGCCGCGAGTCGCTACGACGCGCCCAACATTTAAACACTGAAGATGGCCGTGTTGGCACCGATGCCGAGCGCGAGCGTCAGAATCGCAACCGCCGTGAAGCCCGGCGTTCTACCCAGACTCCGGAGCGCGTACTGCACATCCCGTCGCGCCTCGTCCAACCACACGAACGACCGCTCGTCTCGATGGAGCTCCTTGGCTTGCTCAATCCCGCCCAATGCACGCCGCGCGGCAAGGCGCGCCTGCTCCGACGTCATGCCGCGACGTTGAAATTCCTCTTCCAGTAGCGCCGTATGCGAGGTGACCTCACGAGCGAGCTCCCGCTCGGCCCGCGCGGGACGGAACAGGTTCGACAACCTGCTGAAGAAACGCCGCAGACGCGACATGGCTACGACTCGCCGAGAAGCAGCTTGTCGACGAGACCCGCCAGGCGTCGCCAGCGTTCCGTGTGCTCGCCGAGCGCACGAAGTCCGGCCTTCGTGATGGCGTAGTATTTCGCCTCGCGGTTGTTCTCGGTCTTCTGCCACTTGCCCTTGATCCAGCCCTTCTGCTCGAGCCGCACCAAAGCGGGATACAGCGTGCCCTGGTTCAACATCAACGGATGCTCGGCGACCTGCTCGAGGCGCGCGGCCAATGCGTAGGCGTGCAGCGGCCCCATGGTGGCAAGGGCGCGCAAGACGATCAAATCGAGCGTTCCTTGAAGAAGCTCGACGCGTTCTCTCTGTGTGCTAGACATCCAAGTGGGCCTCAGTTGAGCAGATTGTCACAAGATCCGCTGGCCAGTCAAGTCGTTAGAATTGACCGGACGACAAGGCAGACTGCTGAGGAGACATGCGAGTTGCTGTGATCACGGGCGCTGCCCAGGGCATCGGGCGTCGCACGAGCGAAGTGCTGGCGGAGCAGGGCTATTCTCTAGCGCTGAACGACCTGCGGACACCCGCGGAAACGCTGGCAGCCGTCCGTGCCCGCGGCGCGGCGGCGCTCGAGCTCGTGGGAAACGTTGCCGACGAGGCCTTCGTCCCGCGATGCGTCGAAGCCGTGCAGAAGCGCTGGCATCGGGTGGACGTCCTGGTGAACAACGCTGGCATCAGCTTCATGGCACCAGCGGAGGCCACGGGAGCAGATGACTTCCGTCGCGTCATCGAGGTCAACCTCGTCGCGCCGTTCCTGCTTGCGAAGGCGTTCGGGGCCCTGATGCTCGAGCAGAAGTCTGGGAGCATCATCAACGTGGCGTCGGTGGCTGGACTGGTCGGCATCGCCGATCGCACAGCGTACAACGCTTCCAAGCACGGTCTAGTGGGCTTGACGCGCACGCTCGCCGCGGAATGGGGTGGGCACGGCGTACGCTGCAACGCCGTCTGTCCGGGGTGGGTGAAGACAGAGATGGACCGGGCCGACCAAGCCGGTGGTAGCTACACTGACGCAGACATCATCGGCCGCGTGCCGATGGCGCGCTTCGCCGCGCCAGACGACATCGCACTCGCGATCGCGTTCCTCGCCGATCCCGCCCAAAGTGGCTTCATCAACGGGCACGCGTTGGTCGTCGATGGCGGCTGGACGGCGGACGGGAGCTGGGAAACCCTACGGTTGAAACATCGCTAAGCGTATTTGTGATGAATTTGGTAGAGGAAGGCGACTTAGGTCGGGGTAACGCTTTCGGCGCGCGGTCCCTTGGGACCCTGTCCCTTCTCGAACGTCACAGATTGTCCCTCGTGCAAGGAATTGAACGACACGCCGTTGCACGCTGATTGGTGGAAAAAGTATTCGGTGCCATCCTCGGCCGCGACAAAGCCGAATCCCTTGTCGCTGACGAGACGCTTGATCGTACCCTTAGTGGATCCCATGCGAAAATGCTCCTGTCTAGAACGATGACGATACGCCGCGCCACATGCGCTGGTCGTTGGCTTTGATGAGTGGCTGCAACGGTCAGCCGGCCGGGCGGCCGGTTGTGCGACAGGACCCAGGAAAGCGCATCGGACAGTATAGCACGCTGCCTAGTTTTTGGGCGCGCCGTCGCGCGGCGCATCCGCGATTGCGGA
Above is a window of Luteitalea sp. DNA encoding:
- a CDS encoding PEGA domain-containing protein, which produces MSDTPHPRGIGLYRRFATPTSTRAAPSIQANVVWPPPDDEVARVLGEGQPGDPSLAGLPGKRPQPTAPQPGPAANPVTAGGSHSEEPFDSEEETARPSAADVSVHEPAEPSASALALDAPSRSNAGGAAIVTQAERHFSLSAIAKPTISLPVAFSASVKRRGRRVGILGVAAAAVLLLFTLPGTSDVATLVVQSEPAGAMVMVNGVGRGETPYEVQVAPGEYVIELRRGERTWRRPVALRAGVHVVNYFALGDQTAPTTASRASHTRPSADSLEPVRVAKANDAATSPTRPTTVRAVAREDRPAPRVAQDRRRG
- a CDS encoding PEP-CTERM sorting domain-containing protein — protein: MRASVRGLSVTVGLALGMMVPTAATGAPITFYGADAVAGPSDPRPNADAAAASFDALLDGSSFITFEELPVGNFGTLEVFPGVTVTLTNTDANVGAGIANVDEHVPDAFGYNTTAGGQNHLRVVPPFASFLGGTVTYSFASPIDAFGAYLTDTDALLPGPITVTFFDGTNRVLSVPKPVLGGPSFFGLTDFDAAISSVSFHTGPTDLFRDVWGMDDVRFRTAASVPVPEPGTMVLMGAGLLAFGALARKRIS
- a CDS encoding MarR family transcriptional regulator, coding for MSTRLQAELKQTKPFVSVEDAVFLSALRTADHLLWGEIEVLKVADLTFPQYNVLRILRGAGPKGLSCREISERMVTRDPDMTRLLDRLERRGLVARLRDAKDRRVVLTRVTPDGLKLLRTLDAPVAKVQRRQLEHMSQRQLRTLVELLDLARQATG
- a CDS encoding DoxX family membrane protein, which gives rise to MNRGWDHNGIDHRTAPYAALVLRVALGTVSVAHALLKLFVFTLPGTAAFFAQHGFPGWTAYPVFAIELVGGLLLIAGLYTRAVAVALVPVLAGAFLVHWPNGWAFTAPNGGWEYVAFLIASLVTQALLGDGAFATSSVWRRQAHTAGR
- a CDS encoding carboxypeptidase regulatory-like domain-containing protein — protein: MRVTQVLSGGALLAGSVLVGALTGMGAYQSAGEGMSVDGSDLGGVVTSEKGPEAGVWVIAETTDLPTKFVKIVVTDDQGRYLIPDLPKASYSVWVRGYGLVDSPKVRTTPGNDLNLQAVVAPDKQAAAQYYPAGYWLSLMQVPGEEEFQGESATNGGISPDVESQAEWLRMLKSGNCTACHQLGNKATREIPSELGVFASSAAAWERRLQSGQAGGSMVSGLHRFGGKRALTMFADWTDRIAAGELPPAPPRPEGLERNVVITQWDWADPKAYLHDEVSTDRRDPTVNANGPIYGALEVSADYLPVLDPVRHEAGRVPLTVRDPRTEPAAPPAVAQPSPYWGEEAIWTSKNNVHNPMLDEQGRVWITSTVRPPDNPDVCQEGSSHPSAKLFPIERASRHLAVYDPKTKKLTHISTCFGTHHLMFAEDANNTLWTSGGGQVVGWLNTKMFDETEDEMKSQGWTALIIDTNGNGKRDEYVEPDQPLDPSKDTRFDGAFYAVSPAPDGSVWGSVLGFPGEVIRLNPGTNPPETALAEVYELPWNNPKAEVQGFSPRGMDIDRNGVVWAPLASGHLASFDRRKCKGSLNGPKATGQHCPEGWTLYPEPLPQLGGVKQSGSAEASYYTWVDQFDTFGLGKNTPINTGNASEGLLALKDGKWVVLRVPYPLGFYTKWMDGRIDDPSAGWKGKGLWATVSTRAPFHMEGGKGTTSKVLKFQLRPDPLAN
- a CDS encoding PadR family transcriptional regulator; translated protein: MSSTQRERVELLQGTLDLIVLRALATMGPLHAYALAARLEQVAEHPLMLNQGTLYPALVRLEQKGWIKGKWQKTENNREAKYYAITKAGLRALGEHTERWRRLAGLVDKLLLGES
- a CDS encoding SDR family oxidoreductase, whose protein sequence is MRVAVITGAAQGIGRRTSEVLAEQGYSLALNDLRTPAETLAAVRARGAAALELVGNVADEAFVPRCVEAVQKRWHRVDVLVNNAGISFMAPAEATGADDFRRVIEVNLVAPFLLAKAFGALMLEQKSGSIINVASVAGLVGIADRTAYNASKHGLVGLTRTLAAEWGGHGVRCNAVCPGWVKTEMDRADQAGGSYTDADIIGRVPMARFAAPDDIALAIAFLADPAQSGFINGHALVVDGGWTADGSWETLRLKHR
- a CDS encoding cold shock domain-containing protein → MGSTKGTIKRLVSDKGFGFVAAEDGTEYFFHQSACNGVSFNSLHEGQSVTFEKGQGPKGPRAESVTPT